In Elaeis guineensis isolate ETL-2024a chromosome 1, EG11, whole genome shotgun sequence, a genomic segment contains:
- the LOC105032306 gene encoding ABC transporter B family member 11 isoform X5, whose protein sequence is MNGCRTSHVPMPLVLPPTLSVPAPIAAGRRRRQRRWPTSSLPTLQLQRHLSPESAENHARVVFFNVCFTWKKRIFMGIIRMTKGEMEMSNPSVDAMSKGVERDKDVANTNKQQDSKEKKNSVPYCRLFSFADTADLVLMVTGSVAAVANGVSLPLMTILFGELINILGKTTDAHIVVHEVSKVALKFIYLGVANGVASFLQVACWTTTGEQQAARIRNWYLKAILGQDIAFFDKEANTGEVVGKISGDTFLIQDAMGEKVGKFIQLVSSFIGGFIVAFLKGWQLSLVMSSVIPLVVLAAAVMAIAITKMAAHAQTAYSVAAATVEQTIGSIRTVASFTGEKQAIKKYNRSLKSAYKASVLEGLAAGFGLGATIAIIICSYGLGVWFGSEMIQRKGYTGGDVINVIFAVVTGSMSLGQASPCSSAFAAGKVAAFKMFDIFNRKPEIDAYDTTGKILDDIIGNIELRDVSFSYPTRPDEQILTAFSLIIPSGMTVALVGESGSGKSTVISLIERFYDPQAGEVLIDGINIKEFQLRWIRGKIGLVSQEPVLFATSIRNNITYGKDDATIEEIRAALELANASKFINELPEGLDTLVGEHGTQLSGGQKQRVAIARAILKNPRILLLDEATSALDAESEQMVQEALDKVRSNRTTVLVAHRLSTVRKADKITVIHHGSIVEKGSHEQLIKNPDGAYSRLVQLQEVNQDSDQHSCPDQHDLSVAVHLRKQSSSWRSTSQQASHGSGSRHSFSESFKLPAGPDIQEIAWKKPSHEEPPQHHQEVPLSRLAHLNKPELPVVLLGVIAAVVSGIVLPIFGVLLSRIIHTFYEPPAKLRKDARFWSLMFVVVGLVTIVSIPARAYFFAVAGSRLIQRIRSMSFDKVVNMEIGWFDKSENSSGAIGARLSADAAAVRSLVGDALGLMSQNAATFIAGLVIAVAACWQLALLIVALVPVIVVNGWIQMKFMKGLDADLKVFFVLNFAAIGISQSSFLAPDATNAKSATASIFAILDQKSRIDPRDDSGMTIRLAKGNIEFQHVSFRYPTRPDIQILEDFCLAIQSGKTVALVGESGSGKSTVVSLLQRFYDPDSGQILLDGLEIQKLQITWLRQQMGLVSQEPVLFDDTIRANIAYGKGGEATEAEILAAAESANAHQFISALQQGYDTSVGERGVQLSGGQKQRVAIARAIIKDPKILLLDEATSALDAESERVVQDTLDHVMLNRTTIVIAHRLSTIKGADIIAVVKNGMIIEEGNHGALIGIKNGAYASLVSLHKC, encoded by the exons ATGAATGGTTGCCGCACGAGCCACGTGCCGATGCCGTTAGTTCTCCCCCCAACCCTCTCCGTCCCCGCTCCTATCGCCGCCGGGCGGCGACGGCGGCAGCGGCGGTGGCCGACAAGCAGCCTTCCCACCCTTCAACTCCAACGGCATCTGTCTCCAGAAAGCGCGGAAAAT CATGCTCGTGTGGTCTTCTTCAATGTCTGTTTTACATGGAAGAAAAGGATCTTTATGGGGATCATAAG AATGACCAAAGGAGAGATGGAGATGTCAAATCCTTCAGTTGATGCAATGTCCAAAGGAGTAGAGAGAGACAAAGATGTTGCCAACACAAATAAGCAGCAAGActcaaaggagaagaagaatagTGTCCCTTACTGCAGGCTTTTCTCATTTGCTGACACAGCTGATCTTGTTTTGATGGTCACTGGTTCAGTTGCAGCTGTAGCAAATGGGGTCTCATTACCACTTATGACAATTCTTTTTGGGGAACTGATCAACATACTTGGGAAGACTACAGATGCTCATATTGTGGTTCATGAAGTTTCCAAG GTAGCTCTCAAGTTCATATATCTGGGCGTGGCAAATGGTGTGGCATCATTCCTCC AGGTGGCATGCTGGACAACCACTGGGGAACAACAGGCTGCACGAATCCGGAATTGGTACTTAAAAGCCATACTAGGACAGGATATTGCCTTCTTTGACAAGGAAGCAAATACAGGGGAGGTTGTTGGAAAGATATCAGGTGACACTTTCCTCATTCAAGATGCCATGGGTGAAAAG GTTGGAAAGTTCATTCAGCTGGTATCATCATTTATAGGAGGGTTTATAGTAGCATTTCTTAAAGGCTGGCAACTTTCCCTTGTTATGTCATCTGTTATTCCTCTTGTCGTGCTTGCTGCTGCAGTGATGGCTATTGCTATCACCAAGATGGCTGCCCATGCGCAAACAGCTTACTCCGTGGCAGCAGCCACAGTGGAACAAACTATTGGCTCAATTAGAACA GTTGCTTCTTTTACTGGAGAGAAACAGGCTATCAAAAAATATAATAGGTCTCTAAAGAGTGCTTACAAGGCCAGCGTTCTGGAGGGTTTAGCTGCAGGTTTTGGTTTGGGTGCGACTATTGCTATAATAATCTGTTCTTATGGCTTAGGTGTATGGTTTGGATCTGAGATGATACAAAGGAAAGGTTATACTGGTGGAGATGTTATTAATGTGATTTTCGCAGTTGTTACTGGTTCCAT GTCTTTAGGCCAGGCATCTCCATGTTCAAGCGCATTTGCAGCAGGAAAAGTGGCAGCATTCAAGATGTTTGATATATTCAATAGGAAACCTGAGATAGATGCATATGACACTACTGGAAAAATTTTGGATGACATTATAGGAAATATTGAACTAAGGGATGTCAGTTTTAGCTATCCAACTAGGCCAGATGAGCAAATACTCACTGCATTTTCTCTAATCATACCAAGTGGAATGACTGTTGCTTTGGTTGGCGAAAGTGGAAGTGGGAAGTCAACAGTGATCAGTCTAATTGAGAGGTTTTATGATCCACAAGCTGGTGAAGTTCTTATAGATGGAATAAATATCAAGGAGTTTCAGCTCAGATGGATCAGAGGAAAAATTGGACTAGTTAGCCAGGAACCAGTACTCTTTGCAACTAGTATTAGAAATAACATTACTTACGGCAAAGATGACGCAACTATTGAAGAAATCAGAGCTGCACTGGAGCTGGCCAATGCTTCTAAATTTATCAATGAACTGCCTGAG GGCCTTGATACATTGGTTGGTGAGCATGGAACACAGCTCTCTGGTGGACAAAAACAAAGAGTTGCAATAGCTAGAGCAATATTGAAGAACCCACGAATACTGCTATTAGATGAAGCCACAAGTGCTCTTGATGCAGAATCAGAACAGATGGTGCAGGAAGCACTAGACAAAGTCAGGAGTAATCGAACCACTGTCCTAGTTGCTCATCGCTTGAGTACAGTGAGAAAGGCTGATAAGATCACTGTGATCCATCATGGGTCTATAGTGGAAAAAG GATCACATGAGCAGCTCATCAAGAATCCTGATGGAGCATATTCTCGACTCGTACAATTGCAGGAAGTGAACCAAGATTCAGATCAACATTCTTGTCCTGATCAGCATGATTTATCAGTGGCTGTTCATTTGAGAAAACAATCATCTTCCTGGAGATCAACAAGCCAGCAAGCATCTCATGGTAGTGGGAGCCGTCATTCATTCTCGGAGTCCTTCAAATTGCCTGCTGGACCAGACATTCAAGAAATTGCCTGGAAGAAACCCAGCCATGAGGAGCCACCACAGCATCATCAGGAAGTGCCTCTCAGCCGCCTTGCTCATTTGAACAAACCAGAGCTTCCAGTTGTCCTGTTAGGTGTAATTGCTGCAGTAGTCAGTGGTATAGTATTGCCCATCTTTGGAGTACTGCTGTCCAGAATAATTCATACATTTTATGAACCACCAGCAAAGCTCAGGAAGGATGCTAGGTTTTGGTCATTGATGTTTGTAGTTGTTGGTTTGGTGACAATAGTATCAATTCCGGCTAGAGCATACTTCTTTGCTGTGGCTGGGTCCAGGTTGATACAGAGGATTAGGTCAATGTCATTTGATAAGGTTGTTAATATGGAAATTGGGTGGTTTGACAAATCTGAGAACTCCAGTGGAGCAATTGGAGCAAGGCTTTCAGCAGATGCAGCTGCAGTTCGGAGTCTTGTTGGTGATGCACTAGGGCTGATGTCTCAAAATGCTGCTACTTTCATTGCTGGTCTGGTCATAGCTGTTGCTGCTTGCTGGCAGCTGGCTTTGCTAATTGTTGCTTTGGTACCTGTGATCGTGGTTAATGGATGGATCCAGATGAAATTCATGAAGGGACTTGATGCTGATTTGAAG GTCTTCTTTGTACTTAATTTTGCGGCAATAGGGATTTCCCAGTCAAGCTTCCTGGCACCTGATGCTACAAATGCCAAATCTGCTACAGCTTCAATATTTGCAATCCTTGATCAGAAATCCAGGATAGATCCTAGGGATGATTCTGGGATGACCATACGACTAGCGAAGGGGAATATTGAATTTCAACATGTCAGTTTCCGGTATCCCACAAGACCGGACATCCAGATTTTGGAAGACTTCTGCTTGGCTATTCAATCAGGAAAG ACCGTTGCACTGGTTGGAGAGAGTGGAAGTGGGAAATCGACAGTGGTCTCACTACTTCAGAGGTTCTATGACCCTGATTCAGGTCAAATTTTGCTTGATGGACTGGAAATACAAAAGCTACAGATAACGTGGCTGAGGCAGCAGATGGGTCTGGTGAGCCAAGAACCAGTTTTGTTCGATGACACAATCCGAGCTAACATTGCTTATGGGAAAGGAGGGGAGGCCACAGAGGCAGAAATTTTAGCTGCTGCTGAGTCAGCTAATGCTCACCAGTTCATAAGTGCATTACAGCAG GGATATGACACTTCAGTTGGAGAACGAGGTGTCCAATTGTCTGGTGGGCAGAAGCAGCGAGTAGCCATCGCACGGGCGATAATAAAAGATCCAAAGATCTTGCTTTTGGATGAAGCTACAAGTGCACTTGATGCTGAATCCGAGCGAGTGGTTCAAGATACGTTGGACCACGTGATGCTCAACCGGACCACAATTGTTATTGCACACCGATTGTCCACAATCAAAGGTGCTGATATAATTGCAGTAGTCAAGAATGGAATGATCATAGAGGAAGGAAATCATGGGGCCTTGATTGGCATCAAGAATGGGGCCTATGCCTCTCTTGTTTCATTGCACAAATGCTAA
- the LOC105032306 gene encoding ABC transporter B family member 11 isoform X9 codes for MNGCRTSHVPMPLVLPPTLSVPAPIAAGRRRRQRRWPTSSLPTLQLQRHLSPESAENHARVVFFNVCFTWKKRIFMGIIRMTKGEMEMSNPSVDAMSKGVERDKDVANTNKQQDSKEKKNSVPYCRLFSFADTADLVLMVTGSVAAVANGVSLPLMTILFGELINILGKTTDAHIVVHEVSKVALKFIYLGVANGVASFLQVACWTTTGEQQAARIRNWYLKAILGQDIAFFDKEANTGEVVGKISGDTFLIQDAMGEKVGKFIQLVSSFIGGFIVAFLKGWQLSLVMSSVIPLVVLAAAVMAIAITKMAAHAQTAYSVAAATVEQTIGSIRTVASFTGEKQAIKKYNRSLKSAYKASVLEGLAAGFGLGATIAIIICSYGLGVWFGSEMIQRKGYTGGDVINVIFAVVTGSMSLGQASPCSSAFAAGKVAAFKMFDIFNRKPEIDAYDTTGKILDDIIGNIELRDVSFSYPTRPDEQILTAFSLIIPSGMTVALVGESGSGKSTVISLIERFYDPQAGEVLIDGINIKEFQLRWIRGKIGLVSQEPVLFATSIRNNITYGKDDATIEEIRAALELANASKFINELPEGLDTLVGEHGTQLSGGQKQRVAIARAILKNPRILLLDEATSALDAESEQMVQEALDKVRSNRTTVLVAHRLSTVRKADKITVIHHGSIVEKGSHEQLIKNPDGAYSRLVQLQEVNQDSDQHSCPDQHDLSVAVHLRKQSSSWRSTSQQASHGSGSRHSFSESFKLPAGPDIQEIAWKKPSHEEPPQHHQEVPLSRLAHLNKPELPVVLLGVIAAVVSGIVLPIFGVLLSRIIHTFYEPPAKLRKDARFWSLMFVVVGLVTIVSIPARAYFFAVAGSRLIQRIRSMSFDKVVNMEIGWFDKSENSSGAIGARLSADAAAVRSLVGDALGLMSQNAATFIAGLVIAVAACWQLALLIVALVPVIVVNGWIQMKFMKGLDADLKMKYEEASQVASDAVGSIRTVASFAAEDKVVELYRKKCEGPKNIVTRQGLVSGVGFGLSYFLLFCVYATSFYVGARLIEDGKTTSTDIFKKLGLC; via the exons ATGAATGGTTGCCGCACGAGCCACGTGCCGATGCCGTTAGTTCTCCCCCCAACCCTCTCCGTCCCCGCTCCTATCGCCGCCGGGCGGCGACGGCGGCAGCGGCGGTGGCCGACAAGCAGCCTTCCCACCCTTCAACTCCAACGGCATCTGTCTCCAGAAAGCGCGGAAAAT CATGCTCGTGTGGTCTTCTTCAATGTCTGTTTTACATGGAAGAAAAGGATCTTTATGGGGATCATAAG AATGACCAAAGGAGAGATGGAGATGTCAAATCCTTCAGTTGATGCAATGTCCAAAGGAGTAGAGAGAGACAAAGATGTTGCCAACACAAATAAGCAGCAAGActcaaaggagaagaagaatagTGTCCCTTACTGCAGGCTTTTCTCATTTGCTGACACAGCTGATCTTGTTTTGATGGTCACTGGTTCAGTTGCAGCTGTAGCAAATGGGGTCTCATTACCACTTATGACAATTCTTTTTGGGGAACTGATCAACATACTTGGGAAGACTACAGATGCTCATATTGTGGTTCATGAAGTTTCCAAG GTAGCTCTCAAGTTCATATATCTGGGCGTGGCAAATGGTGTGGCATCATTCCTCC AGGTGGCATGCTGGACAACCACTGGGGAACAACAGGCTGCACGAATCCGGAATTGGTACTTAAAAGCCATACTAGGACAGGATATTGCCTTCTTTGACAAGGAAGCAAATACAGGGGAGGTTGTTGGAAAGATATCAGGTGACACTTTCCTCATTCAAGATGCCATGGGTGAAAAG GTTGGAAAGTTCATTCAGCTGGTATCATCATTTATAGGAGGGTTTATAGTAGCATTTCTTAAAGGCTGGCAACTTTCCCTTGTTATGTCATCTGTTATTCCTCTTGTCGTGCTTGCTGCTGCAGTGATGGCTATTGCTATCACCAAGATGGCTGCCCATGCGCAAACAGCTTACTCCGTGGCAGCAGCCACAGTGGAACAAACTATTGGCTCAATTAGAACA GTTGCTTCTTTTACTGGAGAGAAACAGGCTATCAAAAAATATAATAGGTCTCTAAAGAGTGCTTACAAGGCCAGCGTTCTGGAGGGTTTAGCTGCAGGTTTTGGTTTGGGTGCGACTATTGCTATAATAATCTGTTCTTATGGCTTAGGTGTATGGTTTGGATCTGAGATGATACAAAGGAAAGGTTATACTGGTGGAGATGTTATTAATGTGATTTTCGCAGTTGTTACTGGTTCCAT GTCTTTAGGCCAGGCATCTCCATGTTCAAGCGCATTTGCAGCAGGAAAAGTGGCAGCATTCAAGATGTTTGATATATTCAATAGGAAACCTGAGATAGATGCATATGACACTACTGGAAAAATTTTGGATGACATTATAGGAAATATTGAACTAAGGGATGTCAGTTTTAGCTATCCAACTAGGCCAGATGAGCAAATACTCACTGCATTTTCTCTAATCATACCAAGTGGAATGACTGTTGCTTTGGTTGGCGAAAGTGGAAGTGGGAAGTCAACAGTGATCAGTCTAATTGAGAGGTTTTATGATCCACAAGCTGGTGAAGTTCTTATAGATGGAATAAATATCAAGGAGTTTCAGCTCAGATGGATCAGAGGAAAAATTGGACTAGTTAGCCAGGAACCAGTACTCTTTGCAACTAGTATTAGAAATAACATTACTTACGGCAAAGATGACGCAACTATTGAAGAAATCAGAGCTGCACTGGAGCTGGCCAATGCTTCTAAATTTATCAATGAACTGCCTGAG GGCCTTGATACATTGGTTGGTGAGCATGGAACACAGCTCTCTGGTGGACAAAAACAAAGAGTTGCAATAGCTAGAGCAATATTGAAGAACCCACGAATACTGCTATTAGATGAAGCCACAAGTGCTCTTGATGCAGAATCAGAACAGATGGTGCAGGAAGCACTAGACAAAGTCAGGAGTAATCGAACCACTGTCCTAGTTGCTCATCGCTTGAGTACAGTGAGAAAGGCTGATAAGATCACTGTGATCCATCATGGGTCTATAGTGGAAAAAG GATCACATGAGCAGCTCATCAAGAATCCTGATGGAGCATATTCTCGACTCGTACAATTGCAGGAAGTGAACCAAGATTCAGATCAACATTCTTGTCCTGATCAGCATGATTTATCAGTGGCTGTTCATTTGAGAAAACAATCATCTTCCTGGAGATCAACAAGCCAGCAAGCATCTCATGGTAGTGGGAGCCGTCATTCATTCTCGGAGTCCTTCAAATTGCCTGCTGGACCAGACATTCAAGAAATTGCCTGGAAGAAACCCAGCCATGAGGAGCCACCACAGCATCATCAGGAAGTGCCTCTCAGCCGCCTTGCTCATTTGAACAAACCAGAGCTTCCAGTTGTCCTGTTAGGTGTAATTGCTGCAGTAGTCAGTGGTATAGTATTGCCCATCTTTGGAGTACTGCTGTCCAGAATAATTCATACATTTTATGAACCACCAGCAAAGCTCAGGAAGGATGCTAGGTTTTGGTCATTGATGTTTGTAGTTGTTGGTTTGGTGACAATAGTATCAATTCCGGCTAGAGCATACTTCTTTGCTGTGGCTGGGTCCAGGTTGATACAGAGGATTAGGTCAATGTCATTTGATAAGGTTGTTAATATGGAAATTGGGTGGTTTGACAAATCTGAGAACTCCAGTGGAGCAATTGGAGCAAGGCTTTCAGCAGATGCAGCTGCAGTTCGGAGTCTTGTTGGTGATGCACTAGGGCTGATGTCTCAAAATGCTGCTACTTTCATTGCTGGTCTGGTCATAGCTGTTGCTGCTTGCTGGCAGCTGGCTTTGCTAATTGTTGCTTTGGTACCTGTGATCGTGGTTAATGGATGGATCCAGATGAAATTCATGAAGGGACTTGATGCTGATTTGAAG ATGAAGTATGAGGAAGCAAGTCAGGTTGCTAGTGATGCAGTTGGAAGTATAAGAACAGTTGCTTCTTTTGCGGCTGAGGATAAGGTGGTGGAGCTTTATCGGAAGAAATGTGAAGGTCCTAAAAATATAGTCACAAGGCAAGGATTGGTTAGTGGAGTGGGCTTTGGGCTGTCCTACTTTTTGCTGTTTTGTGTGTATGCGACCAGTTTCTACGTTGGAGCCCGACTGATAGAGGATGGCAAGACTACATCCACAGATATTTTTAAA AAACTTGGGCTCTGTTAG
- the LOC105032306 gene encoding ABC transporter B family member 11 isoform X1 → MNGCRTSHVPMPLVLPPTLSVPAPIAAGRRRRQRRWPTSSLPTLQLQRHLSPESAENHARVVFFNVCFTWKKRIFMGIIRMTKGEMEMSNPSVDAMSKGVERDKDVANTNKQQDSKEKKNSVPYCRLFSFADTADLVLMVTGSVAAVANGVSLPLMTILFGELINILGKTTDAHIVVHEVSKVALKFIYLGVANGVASFLQVACWTTTGEQQAARIRNWYLKAILGQDIAFFDKEANTGEVVGKISGDTFLIQDAMGEKVGKFIQLVSSFIGGFIVAFLKGWQLSLVMSSVIPLVVLAAAVMAIAITKMAAHAQTAYSVAAATVEQTIGSIRTVASFTGEKQAIKKYNRSLKSAYKASVLEGLAAGFGLGATIAIIICSYGLGVWFGSEMIQRKGYTGGDVINVIFAVVTGSMSLGQASPCSSAFAAGKVAAFKMFDIFNRKPEIDAYDTTGKILDDIIGNIELRDVSFSYPTRPDEQILTAFSLIIPSGMTVALVGESGSGKSTVISLIERFYDPQAGEVLIDGINIKEFQLRWIRGKIGLVSQEPVLFATSIRNNITYGKDDATIEEIRAALELANASKFINELPEGLDTLVGEHGTQLSGGQKQRVAIARAILKNPRILLLDEATSALDAESEQMVQEALDKVRSNRTTVLVAHRLSTVRKADKITVIHHGSIVEKGSHEQLIKNPDGAYSRLVQLQEVNQDSDQHSCPDQHDLSVAVHLRKQSSSWRSTSQQASHGSGSRHSFSESFKLPAGPDIQEIAWKKPSHEEPPQHHQEVPLSRLAHLNKPELPVVLLGVIAAVVSGIVLPIFGVLLSRIIHTFYEPPAKLRKDARFWSLMFVVVGLVTIVSIPARAYFFAVAGSRLIQRIRSMSFDKVVNMEIGWFDKSENSSGAIGARLSADAAAVRSLVGDALGLMSQNAATFIAGLVIAVAACWQLALLIVALVPVIVVNGWIQMKFMKGLDADLKMKYEEASQVASDAVGSIRTVASFAAEDKVVELYRKKCEGPKNIVTRQGLVSGVGFGLSYFLLFCVYATSFYVGARLIEDGKTTSTDIFKVFFVLNFAAIGISQSSFLAPDATNAKSATASIFAILDQKSRIDPRDDSGMTIRLAKGNIEFQHVSFRYPTRPDIQILEDFCLAIQSGKTVALVGESGSGKSTVVSLLQRFYDPDSGQILLDGLEIQKLQITWLRQQMGLVSQEPVLFDDTIRANIAYGKGGEATEAEILAAAESANAHQFISALQQGYDTSVGERGVQLSGGQKQRVAIARAIIKDPKILLLDEATSALDAESERVVQDTLDHVMLNRTTIVIAHRLSTIKGADIIAVVKNGMIIEEGNHGALIGIKNGAYASLVSLHKC, encoded by the exons ATGAATGGTTGCCGCACGAGCCACGTGCCGATGCCGTTAGTTCTCCCCCCAACCCTCTCCGTCCCCGCTCCTATCGCCGCCGGGCGGCGACGGCGGCAGCGGCGGTGGCCGACAAGCAGCCTTCCCACCCTTCAACTCCAACGGCATCTGTCTCCAGAAAGCGCGGAAAAT CATGCTCGTGTGGTCTTCTTCAATGTCTGTTTTACATGGAAGAAAAGGATCTTTATGGGGATCATAAG AATGACCAAAGGAGAGATGGAGATGTCAAATCCTTCAGTTGATGCAATGTCCAAAGGAGTAGAGAGAGACAAAGATGTTGCCAACACAAATAAGCAGCAAGActcaaaggagaagaagaatagTGTCCCTTACTGCAGGCTTTTCTCATTTGCTGACACAGCTGATCTTGTTTTGATGGTCACTGGTTCAGTTGCAGCTGTAGCAAATGGGGTCTCATTACCACTTATGACAATTCTTTTTGGGGAACTGATCAACATACTTGGGAAGACTACAGATGCTCATATTGTGGTTCATGAAGTTTCCAAG GTAGCTCTCAAGTTCATATATCTGGGCGTGGCAAATGGTGTGGCATCATTCCTCC AGGTGGCATGCTGGACAACCACTGGGGAACAACAGGCTGCACGAATCCGGAATTGGTACTTAAAAGCCATACTAGGACAGGATATTGCCTTCTTTGACAAGGAAGCAAATACAGGGGAGGTTGTTGGAAAGATATCAGGTGACACTTTCCTCATTCAAGATGCCATGGGTGAAAAG GTTGGAAAGTTCATTCAGCTGGTATCATCATTTATAGGAGGGTTTATAGTAGCATTTCTTAAAGGCTGGCAACTTTCCCTTGTTATGTCATCTGTTATTCCTCTTGTCGTGCTTGCTGCTGCAGTGATGGCTATTGCTATCACCAAGATGGCTGCCCATGCGCAAACAGCTTACTCCGTGGCAGCAGCCACAGTGGAACAAACTATTGGCTCAATTAGAACA GTTGCTTCTTTTACTGGAGAGAAACAGGCTATCAAAAAATATAATAGGTCTCTAAAGAGTGCTTACAAGGCCAGCGTTCTGGAGGGTTTAGCTGCAGGTTTTGGTTTGGGTGCGACTATTGCTATAATAATCTGTTCTTATGGCTTAGGTGTATGGTTTGGATCTGAGATGATACAAAGGAAAGGTTATACTGGTGGAGATGTTATTAATGTGATTTTCGCAGTTGTTACTGGTTCCAT GTCTTTAGGCCAGGCATCTCCATGTTCAAGCGCATTTGCAGCAGGAAAAGTGGCAGCATTCAAGATGTTTGATATATTCAATAGGAAACCTGAGATAGATGCATATGACACTACTGGAAAAATTTTGGATGACATTATAGGAAATATTGAACTAAGGGATGTCAGTTTTAGCTATCCAACTAGGCCAGATGAGCAAATACTCACTGCATTTTCTCTAATCATACCAAGTGGAATGACTGTTGCTTTGGTTGGCGAAAGTGGAAGTGGGAAGTCAACAGTGATCAGTCTAATTGAGAGGTTTTATGATCCACAAGCTGGTGAAGTTCTTATAGATGGAATAAATATCAAGGAGTTTCAGCTCAGATGGATCAGAGGAAAAATTGGACTAGTTAGCCAGGAACCAGTACTCTTTGCAACTAGTATTAGAAATAACATTACTTACGGCAAAGATGACGCAACTATTGAAGAAATCAGAGCTGCACTGGAGCTGGCCAATGCTTCTAAATTTATCAATGAACTGCCTGAG GGCCTTGATACATTGGTTGGTGAGCATGGAACACAGCTCTCTGGTGGACAAAAACAAAGAGTTGCAATAGCTAGAGCAATATTGAAGAACCCACGAATACTGCTATTAGATGAAGCCACAAGTGCTCTTGATGCAGAATCAGAACAGATGGTGCAGGAAGCACTAGACAAAGTCAGGAGTAATCGAACCACTGTCCTAGTTGCTCATCGCTTGAGTACAGTGAGAAAGGCTGATAAGATCACTGTGATCCATCATGGGTCTATAGTGGAAAAAG GATCACATGAGCAGCTCATCAAGAATCCTGATGGAGCATATTCTCGACTCGTACAATTGCAGGAAGTGAACCAAGATTCAGATCAACATTCTTGTCCTGATCAGCATGATTTATCAGTGGCTGTTCATTTGAGAAAACAATCATCTTCCTGGAGATCAACAAGCCAGCAAGCATCTCATGGTAGTGGGAGCCGTCATTCATTCTCGGAGTCCTTCAAATTGCCTGCTGGACCAGACATTCAAGAAATTGCCTGGAAGAAACCCAGCCATGAGGAGCCACCACAGCATCATCAGGAAGTGCCTCTCAGCCGCCTTGCTCATTTGAACAAACCAGAGCTTCCAGTTGTCCTGTTAGGTGTAATTGCTGCAGTAGTCAGTGGTATAGTATTGCCCATCTTTGGAGTACTGCTGTCCAGAATAATTCATACATTTTATGAACCACCAGCAAAGCTCAGGAAGGATGCTAGGTTTTGGTCATTGATGTTTGTAGTTGTTGGTTTGGTGACAATAGTATCAATTCCGGCTAGAGCATACTTCTTTGCTGTGGCTGGGTCCAGGTTGATACAGAGGATTAGGTCAATGTCATTTGATAAGGTTGTTAATATGGAAATTGGGTGGTTTGACAAATCTGAGAACTCCAGTGGAGCAATTGGAGCAAGGCTTTCAGCAGATGCAGCTGCAGTTCGGAGTCTTGTTGGTGATGCACTAGGGCTGATGTCTCAAAATGCTGCTACTTTCATTGCTGGTCTGGTCATAGCTGTTGCTGCTTGCTGGCAGCTGGCTTTGCTAATTGTTGCTTTGGTACCTGTGATCGTGGTTAATGGATGGATCCAGATGAAATTCATGAAGGGACTTGATGCTGATTTGAAG ATGAAGTATGAGGAAGCAAGTCAGGTTGCTAGTGATGCAGTTGGAAGTATAAGAACAGTTGCTTCTTTTGCGGCTGAGGATAAGGTGGTGGAGCTTTATCGGAAGAAATGTGAAGGTCCTAAAAATATAGTCACAAGGCAAGGATTGGTTAGTGGAGTGGGCTTTGGGCTGTCCTACTTTTTGCTGTTTTGTGTGTATGCGACCAGTTTCTACGTTGGAGCCCGACTGATAGAGGATGGCAAGACTACATCCACAGATATTTTTAAA GTCTTCTTTGTACTTAATTTTGCGGCAATAGGGATTTCCCAGTCAAGCTTCCTGGCACCTGATGCTACAAATGCCAAATCTGCTACAGCTTCAATATTTGCAATCCTTGATCAGAAATCCAGGATAGATCCTAGGGATGATTCTGGGATGACCATACGACTAGCGAAGGGGAATATTGAATTTCAACATGTCAGTTTCCGGTATCCCACAAGACCGGACATCCAGATTTTGGAAGACTTCTGCTTGGCTATTCAATCAGGAAAG ACCGTTGCACTGGTTGGAGAGAGTGGAAGTGGGAAATCGACAGTGGTCTCACTACTTCAGAGGTTCTATGACCCTGATTCAGGTCAAATTTTGCTTGATGGACTGGAAATACAAAAGCTACAGATAACGTGGCTGAGGCAGCAGATGGGTCTGGTGAGCCAAGAACCAGTTTTGTTCGATGACACAATCCGAGCTAACATTGCTTATGGGAAAGGAGGGGAGGCCACAGAGGCAGAAATTTTAGCTGCTGCTGAGTCAGCTAATGCTCACCAGTTCATAAGTGCATTACAGCAG GGATATGACACTTCAGTTGGAGAACGAGGTGTCCAATTGTCTGGTGGGCAGAAGCAGCGAGTAGCCATCGCACGGGCGATAATAAAAGATCCAAAGATCTTGCTTTTGGATGAAGCTACAAGTGCACTTGATGCTGAATCCGAGCGAGTGGTTCAAGATACGTTGGACCACGTGATGCTCAACCGGACCACAATTGTTATTGCACACCGATTGTCCACAATCAAAGGTGCTGATATAATTGCAGTAGTCAAGAATGGAATGATCATAGAGGAAGGAAATCATGGGGCCTTGATTGGCATCAAGAATGGGGCCTATGCCTCTCTTGTTTCATTGCACAAATGCTAA